AACAATTCTAAATTAGAAACCCAAGTAAATATTAGCAGATAAGAGATCAAACCTCTTTCTTTTTTATCGTGATTTTCTATAATCACGCTTCGGATGCTGCCACTTAAACTTCGCCCATCAGGCAATACTCACTACAGATTTCGTTTCCTTTATGCACAAGGTCCCAGGTATAATACTTCTCGTACACTATCGTATCATCATCTTCTGAACCATAAATGGTTTCAACTTCTTCACTCGCCAGTATCTATCTTCTATTCCgtctcttatttttttatggaattcatCATCTAGCAAATTTACATCTCCAAATGACTTCATTGCATCACAAACCAACTTATACGTATACTCCCTAGGTACCGAGCCACCATTAACCAACTCAACTAATAAATCCATAGCCTCCAGCACTCTTCCAGCTTCACATAAGGCATGTATAATTGGAGTATAAGAACTCGAAGTAGGCAATCCATGGTTCACCTCCTGCATCTTCCTTAACATCTCAACAGCCTTATCAGTCTCATTCACAGCACTATAATACCTAATAAAGGAATTATAAGTAATCCGATTTGGAACACAGCCCCGTCTATTCATATCCTCAAAAAGCTCCAAGGCCCTCTCGATTCTATAAGTCTTACAACACCCATCGATCAAGCAATTATATGTAACAACATCAGGGACAAAACCTTTCGATAACATGACCCTAAACAAATGATTAGCCTCGTATATCCTTCGCCTTATAGCCTTTCTACACCCAGTTTGCAAACTGAACTTACAATAAGAACTTATGAATATAGTGTAAGTAAAAGTATCGGGTGGGCAATAAAAACCGGGCAACTCCATTTGTTCAAGCAGGAATTTAGCTTTGGTAAAATTCCCAATTCTACAAAGAGCATAGATAATGGTATTATAAGCATAGACATCGGGTTTACAATGATACTTTTTCATTCTATAAAACAGAGTTACGGCTTGTGAAACTAAACCTTCTTCTCCTAGGACTTTTATCAAACAGGTAACAGTCGTAGTCGTGACGAGTTTAACTCCATCAAAACTGTGTCGTTTTGCCATGTGTTGCAGAAATTTCCAGAGCTTGTCTAGCTTATTTGCTCTAGCTAAAACAAAACCCATTTCTCTAACGGTCATTTCAGTATGTGTAAAATGAAGATCAGTTTCCAACCAATAAAAGAAGTCCATTGCTTTGAGAACACCTAATTTGATTCTTTGGAGGTCTTTATAAGCAGCTGGGCCAAGAATGAGAAGTTTATTGCTGCGTTTGTGGGCTTCTTGCTTGAGATTGCGTTGTTTAAGAGGAGAGCGGTGACGGGTAGAGTTTTGGCGGCCAATTGAGCGGGTGGATTGGAAGAAGAATTTTGGGATTGAACGGAGAATGTCGGAGACTAAATTGAGTGAGAATAAAGAGGCAGTGGTTGAAGAGGCGAGTTGGGTATCAAATGGGCGGTTCTGTATCATGATTGATACAACTTGGTTAATTAGATTGGCAGTATTGTTTGTGTTTATAGGTTTTGATTGAATCATTTTGGTGATTACAATTAGATGAATCCGATAGAAGTATTTGATGTAAATTGATAGGTTAGAAGCTTAGAATGGTAATGAGTCAGTGGCCTCAATGAAATATGAACAGAACAGTTTTTGGCGCTCAGAATGCGGAATCAGAATGCTACACCAATCTGTGGCGGTCTCAAATCTCGATTTCATGACCTATGTGAGCAATCGAATCGAGTCGAGTCGAGTCAAAATATAGTTAAAATTAGATTCTGCTCAGCTTTATAATCTAAAGTTCAAAACTTGACTCAAATTCGATCGAATTTATTATAAAAGCTTAACCTCGATATCAAAAGAATAATTGAAGTGCGAGTTTCATTCGACTAGACTCGATTAtctataaaaacaattaaaaattaatttttaatacaaaaataaaaaatattattgtaaatatatactatattataaaagataaataagtaAATTATCTAAATCTCGATTAGGCTCATAAGTTCATTACTCGAACTCGATTCGGTAATTAACTCGAGTAGTTTGATATTACCGAGATGATTTATTTATGGAATTTGAAAAGAGTAATGATATTTTGAGAGCAGTTTTTGACACATTAGAATAAAGCACAATCTAGTTATATTACAAAATTATTCCTTTATTagccaatttaaattttactgtatttttttaaatttaatatcttttatATAGTTACAATCCAAAATTGTTGATAGTGCAgccaaataaatgttttttgaTATTTGTGAGTTGTGGAGTTCCAGTTTACACACACTCTTAAAAAATTGACCCGGCTCTTAAAAAATTGACCATGAGTGGTGCTATGTAAATTGTATGAGCAATTTCCTTGACGTTTTGAAAATGACAACTAATTAGAAAGTCCTACTTAGTTAGGCGCTAATTATGGAAAATTTAGCAACGACAGAAACTTAGAAATCTTGTTCCATTTGCCTAATCTTGAAGAAAAAGGTATGGCATTCACATTACAGCTATCCACAGGTCATCTTGCTCCTTATTTTATGGAAAATGGTTACAACTCTTGtggttttcaaaacaaatcaaaattacgTTTTATATTTATACACAGAAAATGTTCTTCAGAAAAGACCAAACCCTGCCCATTCAGCATCGCTCACAGGTCTTGGAGATGACTGGGACGATGAATTAGATGACATGGATGAATCGTGGAACGGCGACAATGACTTCCGGCTTGATAACGACCACCTAGCTTTTGTCTCAAGGTCGGATACATAATCGGGTTCAGGTGGACGGGTCCTGGTTCTTCTCTTGCTACCTTTCCTCTTCAATAATGGCGACGGCAAGCACCCGTGTGAGACACATTCGGGGCTAACACGAGCAGGTTGATCGAACCACCAACGTTCGGATCGGGAACGTGGAGCAGACTGGAAGGAGCAGGTACGGGGCTCCACAGGAGGAATGAATATGAATCCAGCTGGTGGAGGTTTAAGTTTTAGCTTTTGTTGAGGTTGTGTAATAGGCAATGGTGATGGTGATGATGGTGGGTGGCGGCGGTTAAAGGGAAGTGATGGTGATGGAAGTGCTGGTGGTGTTAGTTGTTTTTGGAGTTGGGTCTTGGGTACACCGGGTCGAATCTCCCACTTAAAAGGGACCGATCCAGGTTTTTTAAAAGATTCATCAACAGACATGTTTTTTAAGTTTGTAACTGAAAATAGTAACTACCAGCACTGATGAGTAGGTGCAAATAAAAGAATTATGTAATTTTCTGTTTGTGTTGGGATTGGTTGATTTATATAGGTGCAGAGaggtgaagaaaaaaaaaattatagtttggtCTTGGCGAGATTAAAGGCATATAGAGTGGGGGTGGTAGGCCAAATTAGATAATGGTCAATGAtcaaattgaataagcatgcAAAAAGTTCAATATAGTACCAGTCCAA
This region of Mercurialis annua linkage group LG1-X, ddMerAnnu1.2, whole genome shotgun sequence genomic DNA includes:
- the LOC126664230 gene encoding pentatricopeptide repeat-containing protein At1g77405; the protein is MIQSKPINTNNTANLINQVVSIMIQNRPFDTQLASSTTASLFSLNLVSDILRSIPKFFFQSTRSIGRQNSTRHRSPLKQRNLKQEAHKRSNKLLILGPAAYKDLQRIKLGVLKAMDFFYWLETDLHFTHTEMTVREMGFVLARANKLDKLWKFLQHMAKRHSFDGVKLVTTTTVTCLIKVLGEEGLVSQAVTLFYRMKKYHCKPDVYAYNTIIYALCRIGNFTKAKFLLEQMELPGFYCPPDTFTYTIFISSYCKFSLQTGCRKAIRRRIYEANHLFRVMLSKGFVPDVVTYNCLIDGCCKTYRIERALELFEDMNRRGCVPNRITYNSFIRYYSAVNETDKAVEMLRKMQEVNHGLPTSSSYTPIIHALCEAGRVLEAMDLLVELVNGGSVPREYTYKLVCDAMKSFGDVNLLDDEFHKKIRDGIEDRYWRVKKLKPFMVQKMMIR
- the LOC126664233 gene encoding proline-rich receptor-like protein kinase PERK9; this translates as MSVDESFKKPGSVPFKWEIRPGVPKTQLQKQLTPPALPSPSLPFNRRHPPSSPSPLPITQPQQKLKLKPPPAGFIFIPPVEPRTCSFQSAPRSRSERWWFDQPARVSPECVSHGCLPSPLLKRKGSKRRTRTRPPEPDYVSDLETKARWSLSSRKSLSPFHDSSMSSNSSSQSSPRPVSDAEWAGFGLF